In Leptolyngbya sp. NIES-2104, the genomic window TCTACGATAGATTTTTTCTTCGAGCTTACGAAAATCTTGTTCGATTTCTGCCCAGAGTCGTCGATTGTGGGGATCAGTGCGGAGAGCCTTCTTCAGATACGATCGCGCTTTTTCGTAATCGCGCTCCGTCATTAAATGCTGTCCCCAACGGTGATAAGTAATTGCCTGCCATTGCCGCACATCGGGATAGTCGGGGAAGCGTTGGGCTAATCCTTCGACCAGAGCAACCGCACGCGGAAATCTTTTGAGCTTGAATAAATCTTGTAATTGCTCGTATGAGGCTTGCAATAATTGTCGATCGACTAAGGAAAGTTCCGGGGCTTCCGGTGTGTGAGTCACTTTGATCGTCACTTTCGGAGGTTCTGCCGATTTCGGTTCTTCGGATTCTTCGGGTTCTGCGGGAACGATCCCCATGAGAAACTGGTACGCTTCGGTGATGCGAATGAAGCGATCTTTTGCGCGATCGTCGCCCGGATTCAAGTCGGGATGGAGTTGACGCGCCAGTTTCCGATAGGCGGCTTTGATGTCTTCGTGGGTTGCTCCTGTCCTTAGCCCTAGTAAGCGGTAAGAATCAGCGATATTCATAGATACAAAAAAGGGCAGAACTTATTGCATTCTGCCACTTCTTTTTGAAATTGGTGTGACGATTAGACGGTTTCGATGACGCGATCGATCAGTCCATATTCCTTCGCTTCAGCGGCAGACATGAAATAATCGCGATCGGTGTCTTTTTCGATCTTCTCAAGCGGTTGTCCGGTACGGTCTGCGAGCATTCCATTTAATTGATGACGCATCCGAATGATTTCACGTGCTTCGATCTCGATGTCGGTCGCTTGTTGTCGTCCGGTTCCACCAAGGGGTTGGTGAATCATGATCCGAGAGTGGGGAAGAGCAACGCGCTTTCCTTTACTGCCAGCAGCGAGGAGAAAGGCTCCCATCGAAGCCGCAAGCCCGACGCAGATCGTGATCACTTCAGATTTGATGTGCTGCATCGTGTCGTAGATCGCCATTCCCGCTGTGACCGAGCCACCGGGGGAATTGATATACAACTGAATCGGCTTGGTCGGATCTTCGGAATCGAGATAGAGCATGATTGCCACAATCTGATTCGCGATATTGTCATCGACATCTTGGCTTAAGAAAATGATGCGCTCTAGGCTGAGACGCTGATAGATATCGATCCATTGCTCGTATGAGCTACCCGGTAAACGATACGGGACTTTCGGAGTTCCAATTGGCATAAGACAAAACTCTCAATTAAACGAGGGCGGGTAGTTGTTTCGGTAGCTCTTTGGTGCTGGAGACAACACGATCGATGAGTCCATATTCTTTCGCTTCGTCAGCGGTGAGATAGAACCGTCGATCAAGGTCTTTCGTGAGTTTCTCAACACTGTGTCCAGTATTGAGCGACAGGATTTCTAGGAATGTACGGCGATCGGCAATCACTTTTTGGGCATCGACTTGGATGTCGGTGGCTTGACCTCTCGATTGTCCATACTGCGGTGACAGAACCAGTTCTGCGTTTGGCAAACTCAGGCGCGATCCTTTTGTGCCAGACGACAACAGCAACACAGCACTACTGGCAGCGATCCCCATACAAATCGTATGAACGGGCGCTTTGATGTACTGCATCGTGTCGTAGATCGCCATGCTTGCCGCCAGCGAAGACACGCCGCCCCCGACTCGCTCACCGTAGGAATTGATGTACAGGTAAATCGGTTTCGTTGCGTCTTCTGAATTGAGATAAAGCAGAAGGGCGACAATTCCATTTGCCGTGTTGTCATCAATTTCGCCATCGAGAAATACAATGCGCTCGAATGCCATGCGGGTGTAGATATCGACCCACTGCACCTGTTGGCTACCGGGAAGACGGTAAGGAACTTGCATAAGGCAGGAAGAATAAGGGGTGTGGGGTGTGGGGTGTGGGGTGTGGGGAAGATTGGAAATATAATTCTCCCTACTCCCTACTAAGTTAGGGCAGCAACAGGTTTCGGGAGTTGCTTCGTACTTTCGAGAACGCGATCGATTAACCCGTATTCTTTCGCCTCTTGCGGAGTCATGTAGAACGTACGATCGGTGTCTTTGACGATTTTCTCGATCGTTTGTCCGGTGTTCTTAGACAGAATGTCGAGGATCGCCGCACGATTTTCGAGCACTTCTTTTGCTCGAATCTGAATATCAGTCGCTTGTCCGCGTGTGCCTGATTTCGGTTGGTTTAGAACAATCGTCGCGTGAGGCAAACTTGCCCGAAAGCCTTTTGTTCCAGCCGCGAGAATCATTGCTGCTGTTCCCACTGCTTGACCGATACAAATCGTATGCACCGGAGGCTTAATGTAACTGAGCGTATCGCAAACTGCAAAAGCTTCAGTTTCAAACCCGATTGTTTCGCCTTCCCAAGAAGTCCCAGTCGAGTTGATGTAGAAAAAGATCGGCTTTTCGGGATCATCGAACTGCAAATATAGAAGCTGCGCGATGATCAAACGGGTGTAGTCTTGGTTGGGGTTTCTGCGATATTCATCGATCGAGTGCAGAGGTCCGCCAAGATAAACGATGCGCTCTTTGAGCATCAACGATGCCAAATCGGGTGGCGGGGTGCGGTAGGACGCATCGCCATAATAAGTCGAGGACTGAACAGCCTTAATCGGTGATTCCATAGCAGTTGCCAGAAACAAATTGCCTATAAGTGGCGGTTTACTCATGGTAGCGCGGACAACGAGGAATATT contains:
- a CDS encoding ATP-dependent Clp protease proteolytic subunit; this translates as MPIGTPKVPYRLPGSSYEQWIDIYQRLSLERIIFLSQDVDDNIANQIVAIMLYLDSEDPTKPIQLYINSPGGSVTAGMAIYDTMQHIKSEVITICVGLAASMGAFLLAAGSKGKRVALPHSRIMIHQPLGGTGRQQATDIEIEAREIIRMRHQLNGMLADRTGQPLEKIEKDTDRDYFMSAAEAKEYGLIDRVIETV
- a CDS encoding ATP-dependent Clp protease proteolytic subunit gives rise to the protein MESPIKAVQSSTYYGDASYRTPPPDLASLMLKERIVYLGGPLHSIDEYRRNPNQDYTRLIIAQLLYLQFDDPEKPIFFYINSTGTSWEGETIGFETEAFAVCDTLSYIKPPVHTICIGQAVGTAAMILAAGTKGFRASLPHATIVLNQPKSGTRGQATDIQIRAKEVLENRAAILDILSKNTGQTIEKIVKDTDRTFYMTPQEAKEYGLIDRVLESTKQLPKPVAALT
- a CDS encoding ATP-dependent Clp protease proteolytic subunit, with product MQVPYRLPGSQQVQWVDIYTRMAFERIVFLDGEIDDNTANGIVALLLYLNSEDATKPIYLYINSYGERVGGGVSSLAASMAIYDTMQYIKAPVHTICMGIAASSAVLLLSSGTKGSRLSLPNAELVLSPQYGQSRGQATDIQVDAQKVIADRRTFLEILSLNTGHSVEKLTKDLDRRFYLTADEAKEYGLIDRVVSSTKELPKQLPALV
- a CDS encoding J domain-containing protein → MNIADSYRLLGLRTGATHEDIKAAYRKLARQLHPDLNPGDDRAKDRFIRITEAYQFLMGIVPAEPEESEEPKSAEPPKVTIKVTHTPEAPELSLVDRQLLQASYEQLQDLFKLKRFPRAVALVEGLAQRFPDYPDVRQWQAITYHRWGQHLMTERDYEKARSYLKKALRTDPHNRRLWAEIEQDFRKLEEKIYRRR